One stretch of Streptomyces zhihengii DNA includes these proteins:
- a CDS encoding FG-GAP-like repeat-containing protein, with the protein MIIGRRRYALRGALVATAVTAVMAATAGGAFAAARPAPGPRVDTPSFSMKGVDRETAEPYLYFTDREGGFEPREHVAVGYGTFADSIDVDDDGDGWSDGTWNLYEDGTLDHSWIDDRLAYHSEQVGTGWDVYTSVLSPGNLGGAPEADLVARDKKGVLWLHLARPDGSLTARTRVGGGWGAYTQLAGQGDLTGDGRPDIVARDTAGVLWLHPGTGDRKAPFAPRTRIGGGWNAYDRLLSVGDLDADGRADLIAREPDGDLYRYSGTGTAPGVWEKPVRIGTGFQIYDLL; encoded by the coding sequence ATGATCATCGGTCGGCGCCGGTACGCGCTCCGGGGCGCGCTCGTGGCCACCGCCGTCACGGCCGTCATGGCCGCGACGGCCGGCGGCGCCTTCGCCGCGGCCCGTCCCGCGCCGGGCCCCCGCGTCGACACGCCCAGCTTCTCGATGAAGGGCGTCGACCGGGAGACCGCCGAGCCGTACCTGTACTTCACGGACCGCGAGGGCGGCTTCGAGCCCCGCGAGCACGTGGCCGTCGGCTACGGCACCTTCGCCGACTCGATCGACGTGGACGACGACGGCGACGGCTGGAGCGACGGCACCTGGAACCTGTACGAGGACGGGACCCTCGACCACTCCTGGATCGACGACCGGCTCGCCTACCACAGCGAGCAGGTCGGCACCGGCTGGGACGTCTACACCTCCGTGCTGTCCCCCGGGAACCTCGGGGGCGCCCCGGAGGCCGACCTCGTCGCCCGCGACAAGAAGGGCGTCCTGTGGCTGCACCTGGCCCGCCCGGACGGCTCCCTCACCGCACGCACCCGCGTCGGCGGCGGCTGGGGCGCCTACACCCAGCTCGCCGGCCAGGGGGACCTGACCGGCGACGGCAGGCCCGACATCGTCGCCCGGGACACCGCGGGCGTCCTGTGGCTCCACCCCGGCACCGGCGACCGCAAGGCCCCCTTCGCACCCCGCACGCGCATCGGCGGCGGCTGGAACGCCTACGACCGGCTGCTGTCCGTCGGCGACCTCGACGCGGACGGCAGGGCCGACCTGATCGCCCGCGAGCCGGACGGCGACCTCTACCGGTACTCGGGCACGGGCACCGCGCCCGGGGTCTGGGAGAAGCCGGTCAGGATCGGCACCGGCTTCCAGATCTACGACCTGCTGTAG